One Peptostreptococcus equinus genomic window carries:
- a CDS encoding metallophosphoesterase has protein sequence MKLFAIGDLHLSTSIDKPMNIFGENWHKHEKKIFSDWQNRVSEEDIVLVVGDISWASKLDDAMLDLNKIYKLNGKKYFIKGNHDYWWTTASALNKKFDDTMIFMNTSFQVIGSYALCGTRGWTTPNDIRFEENDQKIYKREANRLRISLESAKKSGFEKIIVIIHYPPSNEEGDNTLFKEIIDEYKVEHVIYGHLHGQESFEYGIKGLHKNTKYHLVSCDYLDFKLKEIEEIKLD, from the coding sequence ATGAAATTATTTGCAATAGGAGATTTACATCTATCAACCTCAATTGATAAACCAATGAATATTTTTGGAGAAAACTGGCATAAACATGAAAAAAAAATATTTTCTGATTGGCAAAATAGAGTATCTGAAGAGGATATTGTTCTTGTAGTGGGAGATATTTCTTGGGCATCAAAGTTAGATGATGCAATGCTTGATTTAAATAAAATATACAAGTTAAATGGAAAAAAATATTTTATTAAAGGCAATCATGATTATTGGTGGACTACAGCTAGTGCATTAAATAAAAAATTTGACGATACTATGATATTTATGAATACTTCTTTTCAGGTTATAGGTTCTTATGCCTTATGTGGAACTAGGGGTTGGACTACACCAAATGATATTAGATTTGAAGAAAATGATCAGAAGATATATAAAAGAGAAGCTAACAGACTAAGGATTTCTTTAGAAAGTGCTAAAAAATCTGGATTTGAAAAAATAATTGTGATAATTCATTATCCACCTAGTAATGAAGAAGGAGATAATACTTTATTCAAAGAAATAATTGATGAATACAAAGTAGAACATGTAATATACGGACATCTTCATGGACAAGAAAGCTTTGAATATGGTATAAAGGGATTACATAAGAATACTAAATATCATTTGGTTTCATGTGATTATTTAGATTTTAAATTAAAAGAAATAGAAGAAATAAAATTAGATTAG
- a CDS encoding MGDG synthase family glycosyltransferase — translation MKVVVLAAKFGMGHMAAADSISEDILKLNKDAQVEVLDFYDYSMPVLSKCMYEFFRLLLKNASGIYSKFYLKSDNDYDRRDLIVRKLASSFYELIEDKKPDFIVSTFPIISQAFGLYKEQTNCNIPLITCITDVSSHYEWINKNTNVYMVACDEVKKDLINRGVSSEKIVVYGIPVLSKFKDTYKLRNKHIVNNESKLIDLIKYKNNKELLIMGGGLGMLPMDEAFYDRLNSVKGLHTTIVTGNNKAIFNFLNGKYENITVYGFRNDIDVLMKHSDCVLTKPGGVTLFESIYSQTPLIAFASDLPNEQKNIEFITNNNLGLVLKSDPVSSIEQILAFVNDSKRLKSVKNSMADIVETIDMQYFSTYRGKSLIK, via the coding sequence ATGAAAGTTGTAGTTTTAGCTGCAAAATTTGGTATGGGTCATATGGCAGCAGCAGATTCAATCAGCGAAGATATTTTAAAACTAAATAAAGATGCTCAAGTTGAAGTACTAGACTTTTATGATTACTCTATGCCTGTGCTTTCAAAATGCATGTATGAATTTTTTAGATTGCTTTTGAAGAATGCAAGCGGTATATACTCAAAGTTTTATTTAAAGAGTGATAATGACTATGATAGAAGGGATCTTATAGTGAGGAAGTTGGCTTCATCTTTTTATGAATTAATTGAAGATAAAAAACCAGATTTTATTGTATCTACTTTTCCTATAATATCTCAAGCATTTGGTCTTTACAAGGAACAAACAAATTGCAATATTCCATTAATCACTTGTATCACTGATGTTAGTAGTCATTATGAGTGGATAAATAAAAATACTAATGTATATATGGTTGCTTGTGATGAGGTAAAAAAAGATTTAATTAACAGAGGAGTATCTAGTGAAAAAATTGTGGTATATGGTATACCAGTACTTAGCAAATTTAAAGATACTTATAAACTTAGAAATAAACATATAGTAAATAATGAGTCTAAACTTATAGACCTTATAAAATATAAAAATAATAAAGAATTACTTATAATGGGTGGAGGATTAGGTATGTTACCTATGGATGAAGCCTTTTATGATAGATTAAATTCGGTAAAGGGATTACACACTACAATAGTAACCGGTAACAACAAGGCAATATTTAATTTCTTGAATGGAAAGTATGAAAATATAACAGTTTATGGTTTTAGAAACGATATAGATGTCTTGATGAAACATTCGGATTGTGTGCTTACAAAACCAGGTGGTGTAACATTGTTTGAATCTATTTATTCTCAGACACCATTAATAGCATTTGCTAGTGATTTACCAAACGAACAGAAAAATATAGAATTTATTACAAATAATAACTTAGGTTTAGTATTAAAATCTGATCCGGTATCAAGTATTGAACAGATTTTAGCGTTTGTAAATGATTCTAAAAGACTTAAAAGTGTAAAGAATTCTATGGCAGATATAGTGGAAACAATAGATATGCAATATTTTAGTACATATAGGGGTAAGAGCTTAATAAAATAG
- the fba gene encoding class II fructose-1,6-bisphosphate aldolase — translation MTLINTKEMFKKAYEGGYSIGAFNISDMEQLQGVMEACKEKNSAVIIQASKSAISYAGVNTLVEMVKTISEQTGVDCALHLDHGPNFEVAKMCIDAGFTSVMIDGSHLDYEENIAVTKEVVEYAHKNNVSVEAELGVLAGTEDDVTSDVHKYTEPDQAVDFVNRTGVDSLAIAIGTSHGAFKFKGEAKLRFDILEEIQNKLPGFPIVLHGASAVDPAVIEVCNQYGGDIAGAKGVPVDMLRKASSMAVCKINMDTDLRLAMTASIRKFLAENPREFDPRKYLGVGRDAIKEVVITKIENVLGSEDSNK, via the coding sequence ATGACATTAATAAATACTAAAGAAATGTTCAAAAAAGCTTATGAAGGCGGATATTCTATAGGAGCTTTCAACATCAGTGATATGGAACAGCTTCAGGGTGTAATGGAAGCTTGTAAAGAAAAAAATTCTGCTGTAATTATTCAGGCTTCAAAGTCTGCTATATCATATGCAGGTGTAAATACTTTAGTTGAAATGGTAAAAACTATTTCAGAACAAACAGGTGTTGACTGTGCCTTACACTTAGATCATGGTCCAAACTTTGAAGTTGCTAAGATGTGTATAGATGCAGGATTTACTTCTGTAATGATTGATGGTTCTCACTTAGATTACGAAGAAAATATAGCTGTGACTAAAGAAGTTGTGGAATATGCTCACAAAAACAACGTATCTGTTGAAGCAGAATTAGGTGTTCTTGCTGGTACTGAAGATGATGTAACATCAGACGTCCATAAATATACAGAGCCAGATCAGGCTGTTGATTTTGTAAATAGAACTGGAGTAGATTCATTAGCAATTGCTATTGGTACTTCACACGGAGCATTCAAATTCAAAGGTGAAGCTAAATTAAGATTTGATATACTTGAAGAAATACAGAACAAACTACCTGGTTTCCCAATAGTTCTTCACGGTGCTTCTGCAGTTGATCCAGCTGTGATAGAAGTTTGTAACCAGTATGGTGGAGACATAGCTGGAGCTAAAGGTGTTCCAGTAGATATGCTAAGAAAAGCATCTTCAATGGCAGTTTGTAAAATAAATATGGATACTGACCTTAGATTAGCTATGACTGCTTCAATTAGAAAGTTCTTAGCTGAAAATCCTAGGGAATTTGATCCAAGAAAATATCTAGGTGTTGGTAGAGATGCTATTAAAGAAGTAGTAATCACTAAAATAGAAAATGTTTTAGGATCAGAAGACTCAAATAAATAA
- a CDS encoding 5' nucleotidase, NT5C type gives MPYLNELTGIDLKIEEYVSVDWNDTYGPEFSEMYKAFDTEHTDIYLEAKLVDDSLYVIEKLLENEDKIYFVTARQKSIEHITLKWLDKVGLGKIKVYSLDGNESKVPMAKKLKCQYFIEDDPNNAKNLIKAGIEVILMDTNYNKSVIGSKLHRVKNWKEIQNILL, from the coding sequence GTGCCATATTTGAACGAATTAACTGGTATTGATTTAAAAATAGAAGAATATGTATCTGTAGATTGGAATGATACATATGGTCCTGAATTCTCAGAAATGTATAAGGCTTTTGATACAGAACATACTGATATATATTTAGAGGCAAAATTAGTGGATGATAGTTTATATGTTATAGAAAAACTCTTAGAAAATGAAGATAAGATCTACTTTGTTACAGCAAGACAAAAATCCATTGAACATATAACTTTAAAATGGTTGGACAAAGTTGGTCTAGGAAAGATAAAAGTATATTCTTTAGATGGTAATGAATCAAAAGTACCTATGGCTAAAAAATTAAAGTGTCAGTATTTTATAGAAGATGATCCGAATAATGCAAAAAATCTTATAAAAGCAGGCATTGAAGTCATACTAATGGATACTAATTATAATAAGAGTGTAATAGGTAGTAAACTTCACAGGGTTAAAAATTGGAAAGAAATTCAAAATATATTATTATAA